TACAGATGTCCAAAACTGCCAATCAATCTTGCGCatctcctcctcctcctcgtcgagctCCTCCACATCCcccttcttcttctcctccgGCTGTATCGTCTGCAAGAACTCCGTGTAACTCGACTTTAGCTGTCGCACTCCCTCTTGCAGGTTCTCCTGCGCCTGTTCATCCTGCGACATGTACTCCTGCGCGTTCACCCGCAGGCGGTTGATGATCAAGTCGAAGTCGGAAGGCTCAGAGCGCTGCTCTGCCGCCTGCAGGGGCACCTCCGGTGCCACGGTCTCCACGCGCTCCAGCGTCTTGCGGAACGCCTCGTTCTTTAGCTCCTCGGAaagcggcggcggcaccgCGCGCACCTGCGGCCTGCGCGTCCCGGGGCCCCGCGTGGGAAGGTCGTCGTGCTTGTCCTTCGCCTTTTTATTTTTGTTCTCGGGCCTGCCCTGCTCGCCCTCGGGCCTGCTCTGCTCGCCCTCCGCCTGCTTGCGCCGCGGTGGAGTCGCCGGAGGCTCGGCGGCTTCCAGCCtccgccgcggcgggctgcctggcgccgccgcaccgGTCCCCTGTTTCCGCTGCTGCGGACTGCCCGCCCCTTCAGCCCGCTCCGAAATCTTGGCGTCCTTGGCTGCAGCACCCGCTCCCCTGCGTGGCGACTCCGCACCGGCAGCCTTCGGGCTCCCGCCCTCCTTCACCGACCCGGACCGCGCCCGCCCTATACCCGGCAACGcgcccgctgctgccgccgtgGCCTTCCGCTCTTTTAGCCGCTGCCGCCTGTTCTTCTGCGCAGGCGCATCGCCTTCTTCCTCCGTCGGCGGAGTGAGCACCGGCGACACCCCCTGTCCGCGCCGCCCGAGTTCGAGCCCATCGTCCATCGAGTTCGCGCTGGCCTCATTTTCCTGCGCCTTTGCGCTGTCTTGTGTTTCGtgctccgccgcgcccgcggaCCGTAAATCGGTAGACCCATCGCTGGCGTAACCCTCAAGCCCGTGTCccgccgcctgctgcgTTCCTCCTTTGCTGATCTTCGCGCCCGCTTCTACCATCGTAATGGTCTTGCAGTTCCACCTTGCTCCAACCTGACCGCTCACTGCAAGACAGTGTGTTGACGTGATGTTATGTGCACATAAACCCAAATCCGCAGCTACCCTGCCCCCTTTATGTGTTTTTTTCCCGTTCGTGTGTCAAACCAACACTCGATCTCTGCTCATTCTTGACACTGACACTGTCCGAAACGAGGTTTCAGACGTAACAACGGGCGCGCACAGGTGGACAGGTTGATATCGGTGACAGCTCAGGCATCGATGTGCCACTTCGCGGCGGCAAATAGTAAATCTTACAGTATGTAAAGTATTTAGGAACAGCCATCAGGCTAGGCGGTGTCGGTGAGCGGCGAATCTGTACCGGGGTCTTTGACAGCCGTAGTGTATAAGTCTGGGCTGTTGAGAGTGGCAATATCGTCGAACATGGCAGAACAGTCAGCCGCGGCGGAGATCTGATTCGGATTGAGCAGTGGAGAATCGGCCTTGCCGGCAGGGCGGTTCCAGAAGGGGAGGAGGTCCGAGAAGGTGTCGGCGCAGGGCGCGGTGGGGGAATGCGGGGCCGAAAATGCAGAGAAGGCCGCGGGTTCCGGCACCAGCGGCGGAGGCTCGACGGAGCCGATACAAGGCGAGTGGCTACGCAGAGAGGCGCGGTTACACGCGTCTGCGAGCATGTCGGAGTACCGGAGCGCGAGCTTGGACTCGGGGAGGAACTTCTTGAGAAAGTCTTTTGTGGCGATGAGCTGCGAGCGAAGCAGGAACTCCAGATCCGAGGTCTTCGGCGGCGGGCTGTTGAGGCAGTAGAGGGGCACGGTGGATGCGCGGATCATGTAGTTGATGGAGTACCACGAGAGCAGGTGCGGAAGGCTGTATGTGTTAAAAAACGTCGCGATGGAGTTGATGATATCGTTGGTGAACTTGAGACACATCGAGTAGCAGGAGTTGGTGTCCACGTTGGGGACGTTCCCCATGATGGAGTTGAACAGGATGCTGACCACGCAGATGTGGAACTTCCAGGTGATGCGGTACTTGCAGAAGAGGCGGTTGGGCTGCTCGTCGGTGGCCTCGCGGGGGAGCAGGTAGCTGTCCCTGTCGTCGCCGGCACCGGGGTGGATGTTGTGGTAGAAGTCCTTGACGGTCTGGTACCACTGGAGGCAGACCGCCACGCTCGGATTGGGCACATGCATAatccgctgcagctggatGACCAGGTTGACCTCGTTGGCGAGGTGCGAGTAGAGCGGATTGGTCATATCCGGCACGGGCACGTCGGTGTGCCCGATCCGGGGCAGCGGACTCGGGCGGCCCAGTTCCAGAGCGACCTGCGTGGTGGTCGAGTAGATGCCCCACCACAGGATCTGCGCGAGCGTCCGCTGCTTCGGCGGGAGCCCCTGGAGATCGCGGTGCAGCCCGAGCGAGGTGGCCAGCTGCGACGCCAGCCCGAGCAGCATCCAT
This is a stretch of genomic DNA from Eremothecium gossypii ATCC 10895 chromosome VI, complete sequence. It encodes these proteins:
- the GAL4 gene encoding galactose-responsive transcription factor GAL4 (Syntenic homolog of Saccharomyces cerevisiae YPL248C (GAL4)); this translates as MRPPVIQACDSCRRRKMKCSKTFPKCAKCREDNRVCLYSPKIRRSPLTRAHLTEVETRLGQMEQLLRNAFVDLDADTLLKHRHDPQLREILFGRTVDIGALSRTDEYMASPLPPLRQAEFQWYERRDLLTGTGFNMKQSPLHSLVAEAQQEGLMARPSKYERMQLEEQSTTLRYMQAYFEHFHWLYPVVDEHEFYLLYEDPSTAPDACLWTGLVNVVLALGAWCAGAPPAAHVFYYDKAESHVLGRMLRTGDRVLAIALLLMAHYNYMTHHRNTAWMLLGLASQLATSLGLHRDLQGLPPKQRTLAQILWWGIYSTTTQVALELGRPSPLPRIGHTDVPVPDMTNPLYSHLANEVNLVIQLQRIMHVPNPSVAVCLQWYQTVKDFYHNIHPGAGDDRDSYLLPREATDEQPNRLFCKYRITWKFHICVVSILFNSIMGNVPNVDTNSCYSMCLKFTNDIINSIATFFNTYSLPHLLSWYSINYMIRASTVPLYCLNSPPPKTSDLEFLLRSQLIATKDFLKKFLPESKLALRYSDMLADACNRASLRSHSPCIGSVEPPPLVPEPAAFSAFSAPHSPTAPCADTFSDLLPFWNRPAGKADSPLLNPNQISAAADCSAMFDDIATLNSPDLYTTAVKDPGTDSPLTDTA